A window of Campylobacter ureolyticus contains these coding sequences:
- a CDS encoding zonular occludens toxin domain-containing protein, giving the protein MLTLLLGPPRSGKTYKAVNDIYEEYLKFKKNENKYRFIYTNIVGLKFDEFEGFVKPFNKTDFLNATIEESVLNSQHESGFLGDIADYDKYAYEKGIYKNYHHTLIVLDEAYNTFTKEFNNSLGRFLSYHGHFGIDVVFLLQSRRQTNREYLVHTELMYMAQPSGKRILSRLFRYKVYLTYLDYQKNYIKSENLRFNPKISNLYNSGSTKIYKSYATGKIIFLLLIIFISYFGYKFLKPKPAKQETIITDERFKDINRTNQDIKEPQLIQNSDLNLDLNTTIFNDKRTYLKITCYSHFCKFRNYSLDLSLNSFLELISSFDCYIFLKDEKSANYADYYLSCPLDFSKVVSNINDLQEICDENKGSFNTFSFK; this is encoded by the coding sequence ATGTTAACTTTACTTTTAGGACCGCCAAGAAGTGGAAAAACTTATAAAGCTGTAAATGATATTTATGAGGAATATTTAAAATTTAAGAAAAATGAAAATAAATATAGATTTATTTATACAAATATTGTAGGTTTAAAATTTGATGAATTTGAGGGGTTTGTTAAGCCTTTTAATAAAACTGATTTTTTAAATGCAACTATTGAGGAAAGTGTTTTAAATTCTCAACATGAAAGCGGTTTTTTAGGCGATATAGCTGATTATGATAAATATGCCTATGAAAAAGGGATTTATAAAAACTATCATCACACTTTAATTGTTTTAGATGAAGCTTATAATACTTTTACAAAAGAATTTAATAATTCTTTAGGTAGATTTTTAAGTTATCACGGTCATTTTGGTATTGATGTAGTTTTTCTTTTGCAATCTCGCCGTCAAACAAATAGGGAGTATTTAGTTCATACAGAATTAATGTATATGGCTCAACCAAGCGGTAAAAGAATACTTTCAAGGCTTTTTAGATATAAAGTTTATTTAACTTATTTAGATTATCAAAAAAACTATATAAAATCAGAAAATTTAAGATTTAATCCTAAAATTTCAAATCTTTATAATAGTGGTTCAACTAAGATTTATAAAAGTTATGCAACTGGTAAAATTATATTTTTACTTTTAATTATTTTTATTTCATATTTTGGTTATAAGTTTTTAAAACCTAAACCAGCTAAACAAGAAACTATTATTACTGATGAAAGATTTAAAGATATTAATCGAACTAATCAAGATATAAAAGAACCGCAATTAATTCAAAACAGTGATCTAAATTTAGATCTTAATACAACAATTTTTAACGATAAAAGAACTTATTTAAAGATAACTTGTTATTCGCATTTTTGTAAATTTAGAAATTATAGTTTAGATTTGTCTTTAAATAGTTTTTTAGAATTAATTTCTAGTTTTGACTGTTATATTTTTTTAAAAGATGAGAAATCAGCAAATTATGCTGATTATTACTTATCTTGCCCTTTAGATTTTTCTAAAGTTGTTTCTAATATTAATGATTTGCAGGAGATTTGCGATGAGAATAAAGGTAGTTTTAATACTTTTAGTTTTAAATAG
- a CDS encoding transporter substrate-binding domain-containing protein — translation MIKKVLLFTTIFLSSLFSNSLSEIKDKGVLRVGVFTEQPPFGQLVDGAFTGFEVDFANAIAQNLFKDRGGKVEFVATRADQRLDFVEKNKVDLLLATFTITDDRSKKIDFSLPYFSVNIGVLSKKGDGIKKESDLRGKKVLVESGTTAQAYFNLKGYNTVSCPNSNECYKMLKNGVGDAYANDNLIVLAYPVVDRSMEVNIKNLGASDFLGVGVAKGNKELLNFVNDTLVKLSKDGFFRKIFKDTIDPFYKGTAEQKYFLLEDIYKIFG, via the coding sequence ATGATAAAAAAAGTTTTATTATTTACTACTATTTTTTTAAGTAGCTTATTTTCAAATTCTTTATCTGAAATAAAAGATAAAGGTGTTTTAAGAGTTGGTGTGTTTACAGAACAGCCCCCATTTGGTCAGTTAGTTGATGGTGCCTTTACAGGTTTTGAAGTTGATTTTGCTAATGCTATAGCCCAAAACCTTTTTAAAGATAGAGGTGGTAAAGTTGAATTTGTTGCTACAAGAGCCGATCAAAGACTTGATTTTGTAGAAAAAAACAAAGTCGATCTCTTACTTGCTACTTTTACAATTACTGATGATAGGTCAAAAAAAATAGATTTTTCTTTACCTTATTTTTCAGTTAATATTGGTGTTTTAAGCAAAAAAGGGGATGGTATTAAAAAAGAATCTGATCTTAGAGGTAAAAAAGTTTTAGTTGAGAGCGGAACGACAGCTCAAGCTTATTTTAATTTAAAAGGTTATAATACTGTAAGTTGCCCTAACTCCAATGAGTGCTATAAGATGCTAAAAAATGGTGTAGGTGATGCTTATGCAAACGATAACTTGATAGTTTTAGCTTATCCAGTTGTAGATAGAAGCATGGAAGTAAATATTAAAAACTTAGGTGCGTCTGATTTCTTAGGTGTTGGTGTTGCAAAAGGAAATAAAGAGTTATTAAATTTTGTTAATGATACTTTGGTTAAATTAAGCAAAGATGGTTTCTTTAGAAAAATATTTAAAGATACAATAGATCCATTTTACAAAGGAACTGCTGAACAAAAATACTTCTTATTAGAAGATATCTATAAAATCTTTGGTTAG
- a CDS encoding DedA family protein, which yields MSEIITFIVNLVESWGYLGIFCMMFLESSFFPFPSEVAMIPAGYLVFQGKMNIFLAFFAGTFGSLMGAIFNYYLCYFFGRSLIEKYGKYVGIDDEKMQKFESFFKRHGEISTFNCRLIPGIRQYISLPAGLARMNIFRFSLFTTLGAGIWVAILLGLGYFLGQNETILKEKLHIITILLLFFVILTFIIYFYFYKKQK from the coding sequence TTGAGTGAAATAATCACATTTATAGTAAATTTGGTTGAAAGTTGGGGATATTTAGGTATATTTTGTATGATGTTTTTAGAAAGCTCATTTTTCCCATTTCCAAGTGAAGTTGCGATGATACCAGCTGGATATCTTGTTTTTCAAGGCAAGATGAATATTTTTTTAGCTTTTTTTGCTGGAACATTTGGATCACTTATGGGCGCTATTTTTAATTACTATTTATGCTATTTTTTTGGTAGAAGTTTAATTGAAAAATATGGCAAATATGTGGGTATTGATGATGAAAAAATGCAAAAATTTGAAAGTTTTTTTAAACGCCATGGCGAAATTTCAACTTTTAATTGTCGCTTAATTCCAGGAATTAGGCAATATATAAGTCTTCCAGCAGGCTTAGCAAGGATGAATATTTTTAGATTTTCTTTATTTACAACTTTGGGTGCTGGAATTTGGGTAGCTATTTTGCTTGGGCTTGGATATTTTTTAGGCCAAAATGAAACTATTTTAAAAGAAAAACTTCATATCATAACAATTCTACTTCTATTTTTTGTAATTTTAACTTTTATTATATATTTTTATTTTTATAAAAAACAAAAATAA
- a CDS encoding class 1 fructose-bisphosphatase, producing the protein MEILINSIKEAVLEISKALKYADLSYSNHQNKTGDTQLKLDVLSDEIITKKLSKLSCVKALVSEEKDEALNLNENGEFIVAYDPLDGSSLVDVNFAVGSIFGIYKNEIKPKNLILSLYSLYGPRLEMVICDKTPILYRLDENNEFKKVRELKLKEKGNLNATGASQWAWSKTHAKFVKSLFDEKYRLRYSGAMVADLHQILLKGGGLFSYPATSDHINGKLRVVFEVLPFAKIYESAGGKTSDGFSKSLFEIKIDKIHQTTPCFFGSSYEIEKMHTFYGKNNE; encoded by the coding sequence ATGGAAATTTTAATAAATTCAATAAAAGAAGCTGTTTTAGAAATCAGTAAAGCTTTAAAATACGCTGATTTATCATATAGCAATCATCAAAATAAAACCGGTGATACTCAGCTAAAATTAGATGTTTTAAGCGATGAAATCATAACAAAAAAATTATCAAAATTAAGCTGTGTTAAAGCTTTAGTTAGTGAAGAAAAAGATGAGGCTTTAAATTTAAATGAAAATGGTGAATTTATCGTAGCTTATGATCCGCTCGATGGATCAAGCTTGGTTGATGTGAATTTTGCTGTTGGAAGTATTTTTGGAATTTATAAAAATGAAATAAAACCTAAAAATTTAATACTTTCACTTTATAGTCTTTATGGTCCAAGACTTGAAATGGTGATTTGTGATAAAACACCTATTTTATATAGACTTGATGAAAATAATGAGTTTAAAAAAGTTAGAGAATTAAAATTAAAAGAAAAAGGAAATCTAAATGCCACAGGTGCTAGTCAATGGGCATGGAGTAAGACTCACGCAAAATTTGTAAAAAGCCTTTTTGATGAAAAATATAGGCTTAGATATAGTGGTGCCATGGTTGCTGATTTACATCAAATTTTATTAAAAGGTGGTGGTCTTTTTAGCTATCCTGCGACAAGTGATCATATAAATGGCAAATTAAGAGTTGTTTTTGAAGTGCTTCCTTTTGCTAAAATTTATGAAAGTGCGGGTGGAAAAACAAGTGATGGATTTTCAAAGTCTCTTTTTGAAATAAAGATAGATAAAATTCATCAAACAACACCTTGTTTTTTTGGATCATCTTATGAGATAGAAAAAATGCACACATTTTATGGAAAAAATAATGAATAA
- a CDS encoding type II toxin-antitoxin system YafQ family toxin encodes MFEIRYKNLFKKDYKRLLKQGFDDRLLIETLNYLAFGKELPRKYKNHPLKGIYTGYFDCHIKPDVVLIYSFDETTLYLHRIGSHSDLF; translated from the coding sequence ATGTTTGAAATAAGATATAAAAATCTTTTTAAAAAGGACTATAAAAGACTTTTAAAACAAGGTTTTGATGATAGATTGCTAATTGAAACTTTAAACTATTTAGCTTTTGGCAAAGAACTTCCACGTAAATATAAAAATCACCCACTAAAAGGTATTTATACTGGTTATTTTGATTGTCATATTAAGCCTGATGTTGTGTTGATATATAGTTTTGATGAAACCACTTTATATTTACATAGAATTGGCTCTCATTCTGATCTATTTTAA
- the mobB gene encoding molybdopterin-guanine dinucleotide biosynthesis protein B, with protein MKRLGIAFSGPSNSGKTTLILKVAKRFLESNLKVAIVKHDPSDKAKFDVEGKDSYKFSSLGVDVVVTSPTRTTYFNKSQKDLNDIIKMIDNFDILIVEGLKTLPLPRISIFRDSIEESYLKFSNAIATNNLKYSGELKHFDINDDLNISKWILENAKKL; from the coding sequence ATGAAAAGATTAGGCATTGCATTTTCAGGGCCTTCAAATTCTGGAAAAACAACTTTGATTCTAAAGGTTGCTAAGCGCTTTTTAGAAAGTAATTTAAAAGTAGCTATTGTAAAGCACGATCCAAGTGATAAGGCTAAATTTGATGTCGAGGGAAAAGATAGTTATAAATTTTCAAGTCTTGGTGTGGATGTGGTTGTTACAAGTCCTACAAGAACGACTTATTTTAATAAATCACAAAAAGATTTAAATGATATTATAAAAATGATAGATAATTTTGATATTTTGATAGTTGAGGGTTTGAAAACACTCCCACTTCCTAGAATTTCTATTTTTAGAGATAGTATTGAAGAGAGTTATTTGAAATTTTCAAACGCTATTGCAACAAATAATCTCAAATATAGTGGAGAGTTAAAACATTTTGATATAAATGATGATTTAAATATTTCAAAATGGATTTTAGAAAATGCTAAAAAACTGTAA
- a CDS encoding tyrosine-type recombinase/integrase, with translation MELIDKNPCELVELPKFDNKRYFDYSVNLQKRFIKAIVTNQGYNADIFFFLLHGRRKNEVLSLKWQDINLKTKTYEIPALINKAKRNMIYSMSDDLYARLYKRYIKAKNNNDLNNYIFINPNTNTKFKDLRKSWNSLLKRNNLPKIRLHDIRHLVATYSINYLNLPVEQVSFTLGHTNITTTQRYITTDIKNSKKTIESLINSV, from the coding sequence ATGGAGCTTATAGATAAAAATCCTTGTGAGCTTGTAGAACTTCCTAAATTTGATAATAAAAGATATTTTGATTATTCTGTGAATTTACAAAAAAGATTTATAAAAGCAATTGTAACAAATCAAGGTTATAATGCTGATATATTTTTCTTTTTACTTCACGGAAGAAGAAAAAACGAGGTCCTAAGTCTTAAATGGCAAGATATAAATTTAAAAACTAAAACTTATGAAATACCAGCTTTAATAAATAAAGCCAAAAGAAATATGATCTATTCTATGAGTGATGATCTTTATGCTAGACTTTATAAAAGATATATCAAAGCTAAAAACAATAACGATCTAAACAATTATATTTTTATAAATCCAAATACTAATACTAAATTTAAAGATTTAAGGAAAAGTTGGAATTCTCTTTTAAAAAGAAATAATTTACCAAAAATAAGGCTTCACGATATAAGGCATTTGGTTGCTACATATTCTATAAATTATCTAAATTTACCAGTAGAACAAGTTAGTTTCACCTTAGGTCATACAAATATAACAACAACTCAAAGATATATAACAACTGATATTAAAAACTCTAAAAAAACAATTGAAAGTTTAATAAATTCAGTATAA
- the metG gene encoding methionine--tRNA ligase yields the protein MKRFITTPIYYVNDIPHIGHAYTTIIADTIARFYRLKGDEVFFMTGTDEHGQKIEEAAKKRGFKPQEYADEVSMKFKNLWDDFEISYDKYFRTTDKDHIKTVQSAFSKMLEKGDIYKGKYEGHYCVSCESFFPENQLVDGECCPDCGKQTSILEEESYFFKLSKYEDKLLKWYEQDCILPKYRKNEVINFVKSGLKDLSITRTSFDWGIKLPANLNEAKHVIYVWLDALLIYPSALGYLRDEKNMDFWQNTLHLVGKDILRFHAIYWPAFLMSLDMPLTKTIAAHGWWTRDGKKMSKSLGNVINPKEVADAYGLEQFRYFLLREVPFGQDGDFSQKALITRINSELCNDLGNLLNRIIGMSKKYSNFIIDSSDVLKYFKDEINESEIYIKNALKEISEISTSRYLDEIWKILNLANLSIAKYEPWNLIKNGEDKKAFALVSMVANLLARATILLSPVMPKTALKIASNLNFEISTKTYNEVINENKLLDFKASECEPLFTKIEEPLMQTPVGVETKEDKTINLITLDDFKNIVIKVGEVLECENIEGSDKLLKFKIDLGEENPRQIISGIAKYYNPKDLIGKQVCVLANLKPAKIFKHLSEGMILSAEDGKLTLLSTLAKVKNGAIVG from the coding sequence ATGAAAAGATTTATAACAACACCAATTTATTATGTAAATGATATTCCACATATTGGACATGCTTATACGACAATTATAGCTGATACAATTGCTAGATTTTATAGATTAAAAGGCGATGAAGTATTTTTTATGACTGGGACTGATGAACATGGTCAAAAGATAGAAGAAGCAGCTAAAAAAAGAGGTTTTAAACCACAAGAATACGCCGATGAAGTTAGCATGAAATTTAAAAATCTTTGGGATGATTTTGAAATAAGTTATGATAAATATTTTAGAACTACTGATAAAGATCACATTAAAACTGTTCAAAGTGCGTTTTCAAAAATGCTTGAAAAAGGTGATATTTATAAAGGCAAATATGAAGGGCATTACTGCGTAAGTTGTGAGAGTTTTTTTCCTGAAAATCAGCTTGTTGATGGTGAGTGCTGTCCAGATTGTGGGAAGCAAACTAGTATTTTAGAAGAAGAAAGTTATTTTTTCAAGCTCTCAAAATACGAAGATAAGCTTTTAAAATGGTATGAACAAGACTGCATTTTGCCAAAATATAGAAAAAACGAAGTTATAAATTTCGTAAAAAGTGGCTTAAAAGATCTTTCCATTACAAGAACAAGTTTTGATTGGGGTATTAAATTACCTGCAAATTTAAATGAAGCAAAACATGTTATTTATGTTTGGCTTGATGCGCTTTTGATATATCCATCAGCTCTTGGATATTTAAGAGATGAGAAAAATATGGATTTTTGGCAAAACACTTTGCATTTGGTTGGTAAAGATATTTTAAGATTTCATGCGATTTATTGGCCTGCTTTTTTAATGAGTCTTGATATGCCTTTGACAAAAACTATCGCAGCTCACGGCTGGTGGACAAGAGATGGTAAAAAAATGAGCAAATCTCTTGGAAATGTAATAAACCCAAAAGAAGTAGCAGATGCATACGGGCTAGAGCAATTTAGATATTTTTTACTTAGAGAGGTTCCTTTTGGACAAGATGGCGATTTTTCTCAAAAGGCATTAATTACAAGAATAAATAGTGAGCTTTGTAATGATTTAGGAAATTTATTAAATAGAATTATTGGAATGAGTAAGAAATATTCAAATTTTATTATTGATAGTAGCGATGTTTTAAAGTATTTTAAAGATGAAATTAATGAAAGTGAAATCTATATAAAAAATGCTTTAAAAGAAATTAGCGAAATTTCAACAAGTAGATATTTAGATGAAATTTGGAAAATTTTAAATTTAGCAAATTTAAGTATTGCAAAATATGAGCCATGGAATCTAATAAAAAATGGTGAAGATAAAAAAGCTTTTGCTTTAGTTTCAATGGTTGCAAATTTGCTTGCAAGAGCAACTATTTTACTAAGTCCAGTTATGCCAAAAACAGCTTTAAAAATTGCTTCAAATTTAAATTTTGAAATTTCAACAAAAACATATAATGAAGTAATTAATGAAAATAAGCTTTTGGATTTTAAAGCAAGTGAGTGTGAGCCGTTATTTACTAAGATTGAAGAGCCTTTGATGCAAACTCCTGTTGGTGTTGAGACAAAAGAAGATAAGACGATAAACTTAATAACTCTTGATGATTTTAAAAATATAGTTATAAAAGTTGGTGAAGTTTTAGAGTGCGAAAACATAGAGGGTAGTGATAAGTTATTAAAATTTAAGATTGATTTAGGAGAAGAAAATCCTCGTCAAATAATTTCAGGCATAGCTAAATACTATAATCCTAAAGATTTAATAGGAAAACAAGTTTGTGTTTTGGCAAATTTAAAGCCTGCTAAAATTTTTAAACATCTAAGTGAGGGTATGATTTTAAGTGCCGAAGATGGTAAATTAACTTTGCTTTCAACTCTTGCCAAGGTTAAAAATGGAGCAATAGTTGGATGA
- a CDS encoding MetQ/NlpA family ABC transporter substrate-binding protein: MKKSLISSLVAVSLATSLFAEKIIVGATPVPHAEILEAIKPELKKSGFDLEIKEFNDYVIPNLATNDGEIDANFFQHIPYLEEFNKNKGTNLVKTVAVHLEPMGIYSKKIKNLNELKDKAKVSIPNDPTNESRALDVLADAGLIELDSKVELKTPLDITKNPKNLNFIEIDAASVPRTLDDVDIAVINTNFALNAGFNPLKDALQLESKDSPYANIIAVKKGNENSEKIKALDEVITSQTVKDFIEKKYNGAILPAF; this comes from the coding sequence ATGAAAAAAAGTTTAATTAGTTCTTTGGTGGCTGTAAGCTTAGCTACATCTTTATTTGCTGAGAAAATTATAGTTGGCGCTACACCTGTTCCGCATGCTGAAATTCTAGAAGCCATAAAACCTGAACTTAAAAAATCTGGATTTGATCTTGAGATAAAAGAATTTAATGATTATGTCATTCCAAATTTAGCTACAAATGATGGTGAAATTGATGCAAATTTCTTCCAACACATTCCATACCTTGAAGAATTCAATAAAAACAAAGGTACAAATTTAGTAAAAACAGTAGCTGTTCACTTGGAACCAATGGGTATTTATAGTAAAAAAATAAAAAATCTAAATGAGCTTAAAGATAAAGCCAAAGTCTCCATTCCAAATGATCCAACAAATGAAAGTAGAGCCTTGGATGTTTTAGCTGATGCTGGCCTTATAGAACTTGATAGTAAAGTAGAACTTAAAACTCCGCTTGATATAACAAAAAATCCTAAAAATTTAAACTTTATTGAAATTGATGCAGCAAGCGTTCCAAGAACTTTAGATGATGTTGATATTGCTGTTATTAATACTAATTTTGCTTTGAATGCAGGATTTAACCCTTTAAAAGACGCTTTACAACTAGAAAGCAAAGATAGCCCTTATGCAAATATCATAGCTGTAAAAAAAGGCAATGAAAATAGTGAAAAAATAAAAGCTTTAGATGAAGTCATTACAAGTCAAACAGTGAAAGATTTTATTGAAAAGAAATATAACGGGGCAATTTTACCAGCATTTTAA
- a CDS encoding replication endonuclease translates to MYGITDFDRNLLKLKLKNQKKFLDENFLFINGEYKPYSDFYFSSWHNSNRYIAELNNRVSSLNKYANKKGLKPIFAVLTLPTEYHQKKQITLKSGRKKLVYNNKFIDDENHTVKAGANKLQSVVRSIMNSNTIRSIPKENRCYITTKEPHLDGTCHLNLLLFVPENFVLRSVNVIKNRFLDTHSKITIDINNPTAYVMKYIFKTLDDLRKNPSVDNLTDITFWYLKHRIRRFTMSLTFISLEIYRKLSGRIDLISLTKNYNKGLITVLIDENNKPIVIFDEFGEIWQKKRLKEPILLRQRPKPTKPSKKDKIYHKAINRYMAMSQKELQHYHRYDNVKDKNYYTMSDFELTQEYFYATNPQSDFNNPLRLAILENEMLDRGLDNFTKNQEIHNLNNFDELYYDFIDQEKMFLDF, encoded by the coding sequence ATGTATGGTATTACCGATTTTGATAGAAATCTCTTAAAATTAAAGTTAAAAAATCAAAAAAAGTTTTTAGACGAGAACTTTTTATTTATTAATGGCGAGTATAAACCTTATAGTGATTTCTATTTTTCATCTTGGCATAATTCTAATCGTTACATTGCAGAACTTAACAACCGTGTATCAAGTCTTAATAAATACGCTAATAAAAAAGGTTTAAAGCCTATTTTTGCTGTTTTAACTCTACCTACGGAGTATCATCAAAAAAAGCAAATTACTTTAAAAAGTGGTAGAAAAAAGCTAGTTTATAATAATAAATTTATTGATGATGAAAATCATACTGTAAAAGCTGGAGCTAATAAACTTCAAAGTGTAGTTAGAAGTATAATGAATTCTAATACTATTCGTTCTATACCTAAAGAAAATCGTTGTTATATAACTACTAAAGAGCCACATTTAGACGGAACTTGTCATTTAAATTTACTTTTATTTGTTCCTGAAAATTTTGTTTTAAGATCTGTAAATGTTATAAAAAATAGATTTTTAGATACTCATTCAAAGATTACAATAGATATTAATAACCCAACTGCTTATGTTATGAAATATATTTTTAAAACACTTGATGATTTAAGAAAAAATCCAAGTGTTGATAATTTAACTGATATTACATTTTGGTATTTAAAACATAGAATTAGGCGTTTTACAATGTCTTTAACTTTTATTTCCCTTGAAATTTATAGGAAATTAAGCGGTAGAATTGATTTAATAAGTTTAACTAAAAATTATAATAAAGGCTTAATTACTGTTTTAATTGATGAAAATAATAAACCTATTGTAATATTTGATGAATTCGGTGAAATATGGCAAAAAAAGAGATTAAAAGAGCCTATTTTATTAAGACAAAGACCTAAACCAACTAAACCAAGCAAAAAAGATAAGATTTATCATAAAGCTATAAATAGATATATGGCAATGAGTCAAAAAGAATTACAACATTATCACAGATATGATAATGTAAAAGATAAAAATTACTATACTATGAGTGATTTTGAATTAACACAAGAGTATTTTTATGCTACAAATCCACAAAGTGATTTTAACAATCCTTTAAGATTAGCTATTTTAGAAAATGAGATGTTAGATCGTGGCTTAGATAATTTTACAAAAAATCAAGAAATTCATAATCTTAATAATTTTGATGAGCTTTATTATGATTTTATAGATCAGGAAAAAATGTTTTTGGATTTTTAA